A stretch of Bombina bombina isolate aBomBom1 chromosome 2, aBomBom1.pri, whole genome shotgun sequence DNA encodes these proteins:
- the RPLP0 gene encoding 60S acidic ribosomal protein P0, which produces MPREDRATWKSNYFLKIIQLLDDFPKCFIVGADNVGSKQMQQIRMSLRGKAVVLMGKNTMMRKAIRGHLENNPALEKLLSHIKGNVGFVFTKEDLAEVRDMLLANKVPACARAGAIAPCDVTVPAQNTGLGPEKTSFFQALGITTKISRGTIEILSDVQLIKTGDKVGASEATLLNMLNISPFSFGLIIQQVYDNGSIYSPEVLDITEEALHARFLEGVRNVASVCLQIGYPTIASVPHTIINGYKRVLAIAVETEYSFPLAEKVKEFLADPSAFVVAAPVAAAASAPAAAAPAQEEKEESEESDDDMGFGLFD; this is translated from the exons ATGCCCAGGGAAGACAGAGCTACGTGGAAGTCCAACTACTTTCTTAAAATCATT cAATTATTGGATGACTTTCCAAAATGCTTCATTGTGGGGGCGGACAATGTTGGTTCAAAACAAATGCAACAGATCCGTATGTCCCTGCGTGGGAAGGCTGTGGTTCTGATGGGAAAGAATACAATGATGCGCAAAGCTATCCGTGGACACTTGGAAAATAACCCAGCTTTGGAAAA gctTCTCTCTCACATCAAAGGGAATGTGGGCTTTGTATTCACCAAGGAGGATCTTGCAGAAGTCCGAGACATGTTGCTGGCTAACAAG GTTCCAGCCTGTGCTCGTGCTGGAGCAATTGCACCTTGTGATGTGACAGTGCCTGCTCAGAATACTGGCTTGGGCCCTGAGAAGACCTCCTTTTTCCAAGCCTTGGGTATAACCACGAAAATCTCCAGAGGAACAATTGAAATTTTG AGCGATGTGCAGCTGATCAAAACTGGAGATAAAGTAGGTGCCAGTGAAGCCACGCTCTTGAACATGTTGAACATCTCACCCTTCTCCTTTGGATTAATCATCCAGCAAGTTTACGACAATGGTAGCATCTATAGTCCTGAGGTGCTGGATATCACTGAGGAGGCTCTGCACGCCCGCTTCCTGGAG ggTGTTCGTAATGTGGCTAGCGTTTGTCTTCAGATTGGCTACCCCACAATTGCCTCGGTACCTCACACTATCATCAATGGGTACAAGCGTGTCTTGGCTATTGCTGTGGAAACAGAATACAGTTTCCCGTTGGCAGAAAAG GTCAAGGAATTCTTGGCAGACCCATCAGCTTTTGTTGTTGCTGCTCCAGTTGCCGCGGCTGCTTCTGCCCCTGCTGCTGCAGCACCTGCCCAGGAGGAAAAGGAAGAGTCTGAAGAATCAGATGATGATATGGGATTCGGTCTATTTGACTAA